Proteins co-encoded in one Methanosarcinales archaeon genomic window:
- a CDS encoding pyruvate synthase subunit beta: protein MQEFKSIKDLPEIELFTGGSSACAGCGGTMGLKLALKALGPKTIIVNASGCMTLLPLYPTTPLKVSWIHNAIENASSTAAGVRHGLDMQGHDDMNVVVYAGDGATYDIGFASLSSAAVKNERIIYICYNNQSYGNTGFQWSSSTPYGSETKTTPRGRENQIGTTFVQKDMIKIMGAHRVYAASASLAYPVDFLNKIERAKNRKGFSYIELLGSCTAGWNYDSRLTIKMSKLAVHSGMWPLYEIEEGILNLNKDFKELKPIEEFLELQGRYKKLPAYGVQKLRSLINQHWTELKEYNGRRYV, encoded by the coding sequence ATGCAGGAATTCAAGAGCATCAAGGACCTGCCTGAGATCGAATTGTTCACAGGGGGCTCATCAGCATGTGCAGGCTGCGGAGGTACTATGGGATTGAAATTGGCATTAAAGGCCCTGGGTCCCAAAACCATAATTGTCAATGCTTCAGGATGTATGACCCTACTACCTCTCTATCCCACGACACCTCTTAAAGTTAGCTGGATACACAATGCCATTGAGAACGCTTCTTCTACAGCAGCTGGAGTGAGACACGGCCTGGATATGCAGGGTCATGACGATATGAACGTTGTGGTCTATGCAGGAGACGGAGCAACCTATGATATTGGATTCGCTTCCCTTTCATCAGCCGCTGTCAAGAATGAGCGTATTATCTACATTTGCTACAATAACCAGTCCTACGGCAATACAGGTTTCCAGTGGTCAAGCTCCACTCCCTACGGCAGCGAGACCAAGACCACACCACGGGGACGTGAGAATCAAATCGGTACAACATTTGTCCAGAAAGATATGATAAAGATCATGGGTGCCCACAGGGTATATGCTGCTTCGGCATCCCTGGCATATCCAGTGGATTTCCTCAATAAGATTGAAAGGGCTAAAAATAGGAAAGGTTTCTCATATATCGAGCTCCTGGGTTCATGCACCGCAGGTTGGAACTATGATTCCAGACTCACAATTAAGATGTCAAAGCTTGCTGTTCACAGCGGTATGTGGCCGCTGTATGAGATAGAAGAAGGGATATTAAATCTGAATAAGGATTTCAAGGAACTCAAACCCATTGAAGAATTCCTTGAGCTACAGGGACGATATAAAAAGCTCCCTGCCTATGGAGTTCAAAAACTCAGATCATTAATAAATCAACACTGGACTGAACTTAAGGAATACAATGGACGCCGATATGTATAA
- a CDS encoding 4Fe-4S binding protein has protein sequence MKEEELPYKEIDGIPIIKEPGSSASINRGSWRLVRPVHHKEKCTKCKICYAYCPDAAIKWTSDGPNIDLKACKGCMICMEECPTGAITQEKES, from the coding sequence ATGAAAGAAGAAGAACTGCCGTATAAAGAAATTGACGGTATCCCTATAATCAAAGAGCCTGGCAGTTCTGCCAGTATCAATAGGGGCTCATGGAGATTGGTAAGACCTGTGCATCACAAGGAAAAATGTACAAAATGCAAGATATGTTATGCCTATTGTCCCGATGCTGCCATTAAATGGACGTCCGATGGCCCCAATATCGATTTAAAGGCCTGCAAGGGATGTATGATCTGTATGGAAGAATGTCCCACAGGGGCCATAACCCAGGAAAAGGAAAGCTGA
- a CDS encoding 2-oxoacid:acceptor oxidoreductase family protein, giving the protein MYKIRIHGRGGQGAKKAAKIIGLAAFRSGKQVQDFALYGAERRGAPVMSFVRIDDEPILERGYINDPDVVIVLDRTLLDLVRVEDGLNENGLLIINSEHKPKVDTPANVKYIDATDIALETIGKPIFNTAMLGALAKLTDVITLDALNKAIEEEFSDYSEKIINSNKAAVQKCYELIE; this is encoded by the coding sequence ATGTATAAGATCCGCATACATGGCAGGGGGGGCCAGGGAGCAAAAAAGGCAGCCAAGATAATTGGACTTGCTGCTTTTCGAAGTGGCAAGCAAGTCCAGGATTTTGCACTGTACGGTGCTGAAAGGCGTGGTGCACCTGTTATGAGTTTCGTCAGGATTGACGATGAACCCATACTTGAACGAGGATATATTAACGACCCTGATGTGGTTATTGTTCTGGACAGAACATTGTTGGACCTGGTCAGGGTGGAGGACGGCCTGAACGAAAATGGTCTATTGATAATTAATTCCGAGCACAAGCCAAAGGTGGATACACCAGCCAATGTCAAATACATAGATGCCACTGACATTGCTCTTGAAACAATTGGCAAGCCCATTTTCAATACTGCAATGCTGGGAGCACTGGCAAAGCTGACAGATGTTATTACCCTGGATGCTTTGAATAAAGCTATAGAGGAAGAATTTTCCGATTATTCTGAAAAAATAATCAACTCCAACAAAGCAGCAGTTCAGAAATGTTACGAGTTGATCGAATGA
- a CDS encoding TCP-1/cpn60 chaperonin family protein, translating to MAGQLGGQPIFILREGTERSRGKEAQNSNIMAAKAVANAVRTTLGPKGMDKMLVDSLGDVVITNDGVTILREMDIEHPAAKMIVEVAKTQDDEVGDGTTTAAVLAGELLKVAEDLLEQDVHSTIIASGYRMAADKASEILDTIQTSVTEDDEALLIKIASTAMTGKGAESSKENLSKLVVKAVKAVVEVEAGKKMVDIDHIKIEKKVGASIEESELIEGLVIDKERVHPNMPKNIKDAKIALISEPVEFKKTEVDAEINITSPDQLQLFLDQEEKMLKDMVDKIINSGANVVVCQKGIDDMAQHYLAKAGVLAVRRVKKSDMEKLARATGGSVVTSIDEISESDLGHAGHADEKKIGADAMLYITECKNPKAVSLIVRGGTEHVVDSLERALEDALRVVGVVIEDEKLVAGGGSPEVELSLRLREYAATLKGREQLAVSKFADAMEVIPRTLAENAGLDPIDMLVELRSQHEKGNKNAGLDVYTGEVIDMMLKGVVEPLRVKTQAINSATEAAVMILRIDDVIASVGGGEGMPPEMGGGMPPGMGGGMPPGMM from the coding sequence ATGGCAGGACAGTTAGGTGGACAGCCGATTTTTATATTAAGAGAAGGAACTGAACGTTCCAGAGGTAAAGAAGCCCAGAACAGTAATATTATGGCAGCTAAGGCAGTAGCTAATGCTGTTAGGACGACACTGGGTCCTAAAGGAATGGACAAAATGCTTGTGGACAGCCTGGGAGATGTGGTAATTACCAATGACGGTGTTACCATATTGAGGGAAATGGATATCGAGCATCCAGCAGCAAAGATGATAGTAGAAGTGGCCAAAACCCAGGATGATGAGGTAGGCGATGGGACAACTACTGCAGCTGTGTTAGCAGGGGAACTCCTAAAGGTAGCAGAAGACCTGTTGGAACAGGATGTACATTCTACAATCATTGCCAGCGGATATAGAATGGCAGCTGATAAAGCATCTGAGATACTGGATACAATTCAAACTTCAGTTACCGAGGACGATGAAGCTCTACTAATAAAAATCGCCAGCACTGCAATGACAGGAAAGGGTGCTGAAAGCTCTAAGGAAAATTTATCAAAGCTTGTAGTAAAAGCTGTAAAAGCTGTGGTCGAAGTAGAAGCTGGAAAGAAAATGGTTGACATCGACCATATCAAGATCGAGAAAAAAGTAGGTGCCAGCATTGAAGAATCTGAACTTATTGAAGGATTGGTCATTGATAAAGAACGTGTGCATCCCAATATGCCCAAGAACATCAAGGATGCCAAGATCGCACTTATCAGTGAACCTGTAGAGTTCAAGAAGACCGAAGTTGATGCAGAGATCAATATTACATCACCTGACCAACTGCAGCTGTTCCTTGACCAGGAAGAGAAGATGCTAAAGGACATGGTAGACAAGATCATCAACAGCGGAGCCAATGTGGTCGTTTGTCAGAAAGGTATTGATGATATGGCACAGCATTACCTGGCAAAAGCCGGGGTACTGGCTGTGAGAAGGGTTAAAAAGAGCGACATGGAAAAACTGGCTCGAGCCACTGGTGGCAGTGTGGTCACCAGTATTGATGAGATATCTGAGTCAGACCTTGGACATGCCGGTCATGCCGATGAGAAGAAGATCGGTGCTGACGCTATGTTATATATCACCGAATGCAAGAATCCAAAAGCTGTCAGTCTGATCGTCCGTGGCGGTACAGAACATGTTGTGGACAGTCTTGAAAGGGCTTTGGAAGATGCGCTTCGTGTGGTAGGTGTAGTAATCGAAGATGAGAAACTTGTTGCAGGCGGCGGCAGCCCCGAGGTTGAACTGTCCCTGAGGCTAAGGGAATATGCAGCTACATTAAAAGGCAGGGAACAACTGGCAGTAAGCAAATTTGCAGATGCAATGGAAGTTATTCCCAGAACGCTGGCAGAGAATGCAGGATTGGATCCCATTGACATGCTGGTGGAATTGAGGTCCCAGCACGAGAAGGGCAACAAGAATGCCGGGCTTGATGTATACACCGGAGAGGTCATTGACATGATGTTAAAAGGTGTTGTTGAGCCATTGAGGGTCAAAACCCAGGCCATTAACAGTGCTACTGAAGCAGCGGTCATGATCCTCAGGATCGATGATGTCATCGCTTCAGTAGGTGGCGGCGAAGGAATGCCTCCAGAGATGGGCGGCGGTATGCCACCTGGCATGGGCGGCGGTATGCCACCAGGCATGATGTAA
- a CDS encoding divalent-cation tolerance protein CutA: protein MFSIVYITAGTMEEAKQIANTLVEMKLAACVNMFSITSIYRWDGVHKDDEVAMIVKTTYEQIENIKKTVKEIHSYTVPCIISFSIDGGSRDYLDWIDQNVLPVGTIKNEEEL, encoded by the coding sequence ATGTTTTCAATAGTATATATTACTGCAGGCACCATGGAAGAAGCAAAACAGATTGCAAATACACTGGTGGAAATGAAGCTTGCCGCATGTGTTAATATGTTCTCTATTACCTCCATTTATCGATGGGACGGTGTACATAAGGACGATGAAGTGGCCATGATCGTGAAAACCACATACGAGCAGATTGAAAATATAAAAAAAACTGTAAAAGAGATACATAGTTATACTGTACCCTGTATAATTTCATTCAGTATAGATGGTGGGTCACGAGATTATCTGGATTGGATAGATCAGAATGTATTACCAGTAGGTACAATAAAAAATGAAGAAGAACTTTGA
- a CDS encoding site-2 protease family protein, with protein sequence MIRTTRGLKFLEWLARIKVFWKVFADIGIPLMLIGMFLMFALIVFSDITIIAQIQQQTLAPPSQIHEARNIFLIPGINEFIPLLWGMIGLIVTLVVHEFSHAILCRVEDIRVKSMGIMMVVLPIGGFAEPDEEQLFGKKEDIEEWGVKETETEKPKQANRRQRVRILSAGVMANFVTALVAFALFFIVIGNIAPVSNVMITDVIPNSPADQAGLTDMTLITHVSDKKIENASQFFSYVNTLRPDEIIKLRTKKDHTIREVVITPDQVLNGTLSGVKIEEITPGMPSEKAGLMAGMLIVGIDDISISNSSEFMQLMSNTKPGQVILIHTLVANKMVNYSVTLTDHPMGDTIGYIGITSSTAIISPSIGVSVGEFMAKELLNILQSIPSLMLTGIFGWVLLLVLPFPNPFIGSFQGFSGTLAIFYEPIGWAAPLGEGVFWIANTLLWIGWLNFYVGLFNCLPMLPLDGGHVFKDVVHSVLEKLFGKGERMGEIAGKIATGFALLILASIVFMVLAPYVAQLQ encoded by the coding sequence ATGATACGTACCACCAGGGGACTGAAATTCCTTGAGTGGCTTGCCAGAATAAAGGTTTTCTGGAAGGTATTCGCTGATATTGGCATTCCATTGATGCTAATCGGCATGTTCTTGATGTTCGCTTTGATTGTTTTTTCTGACATCACAATAATTGCTCAAATACAACAGCAGACTTTGGCGCCACCCAGTCAGATCCATGAAGCAAGGAATATCTTTCTTATACCTGGCATCAACGAATTCATACCTTTACTGTGGGGAATGATCGGGTTGATTGTTACACTTGTGGTCCATGAATTCTCTCATGCTATTCTTTGCAGGGTAGAGGATATCAGAGTAAAATCCATGGGAATTATGATGGTAGTCCTTCCTATCGGAGGATTTGCTGAACCTGATGAAGAACAACTATTCGGGAAAAAAGAGGATATTGAAGAATGGGGGGTTAAAGAAACTGAAACAGAAAAACCAAAACAAGCAAATCGAAGACAGCGGGTCAGGATATTATCTGCGGGTGTTATGGCAAATTTTGTGACCGCCCTGGTAGCTTTTGCATTATTCTTCATTGTAATTGGAAACATCGCACCAGTCAGTAATGTCATGATAACTGACGTGATCCCCAACTCCCCAGCTGATCAAGCTGGACTGACAGATATGACCCTCATTACTCACGTGAGTGATAAGAAGATAGAGAATGCATCCCAGTTCTTTAGTTATGTTAATACCTTACGTCCTGATGAAATTATCAAATTGAGAACAAAAAAAGACCACACGATTCGAGAAGTAGTAATTACTCCAGACCAGGTTCTAAATGGTACATTAAGTGGAGTGAAAATTGAGGAGATCACCCCTGGCATGCCTTCTGAAAAAGCAGGACTAATGGCTGGAATGTTAATTGTAGGCATTGATGATATCTCAATTTCAAATTCTTCAGAATTTATGCAATTAATGTCAAATACAAAACCTGGACAGGTGATTCTAATTCACACATTGGTGGCAAATAAGATGGTAAATTACAGTGTTACACTCACTGATCATCCAATGGGAGATACAATTGGTTATATTGGAATTACTTCATCGACTGCTATAATATCCCCATCAATCGGAGTTTCTGTAGGAGAATTCATGGCAAAAGAACTGCTTAACATCCTGCAGTCAATACCTTCATTAATGTTAACAGGAATATTCGGCTGGGTCTTACTTTTGGTGCTTCCATTCCCTAATCCATTTATTGGAAGTTTTCAGGGATTCAGTGGCACTCTTGCTATTTTTTATGAACCCATTGGTTGGGCTGCCCCGCTGGGCGAAGGAGTATTCTGGATCGCCAATACTCTGCTCTGGATAGGCTGGCTTAATTTTTATGTGGGTTTGTTCAACTGTCTTCCAATGTTACCCCTTGATGGGGGACATGTGTTCAAGGATGTTGTCCATTCAGTATTGGAAAAATTGTTCGGTAAAGGAGAACGAATGGGTGAGATAGCAGGAAAAATTGCCACCGGTTTTGCTTTACTTATACTGGCTTCAATTGTGTTTATGGTCCTTGCTCCTTATGTTGCACAACTACAATAA
- a CDS encoding signal transduction protein: protein MNFTLDDTDNSLLTTGVAGLDVQLGGGIPAGTTLLVLAESGTGAEIFTKQFLYGGLENGEDGYYFSSDHSIPEIREDMKQFGWDVEKYEHTGKANFIDAYNSRFFNVLPSELRNKISAKDFLKQGMDPFNQLKSSLIQNHGTKYRMVIDSISYFLRAYDMNSVIEVIELMSSIGKLSGGLHLILAVKGLHDDLTINTMKHMADGVIELYVKDRASQIERGLVVRKMRGLIVPNRSISFDITPKGIELETTTRVL, encoded by the coding sequence ATGAATTTTACTCTTGATGATACTGATAATTCCCTTTTGACTACAGGTGTTGCGGGTCTTGATGTTCAATTAGGTGGAGGGATACCGGCGGGAACAACTTTATTAGTTTTAGCAGAATCTGGTACAGGAGCAGAGATTTTCACTAAGCAATTCTTATATGGTGGACTTGAAAACGGCGAAGACGGATACTATTTTTCATCTGACCATTCAATTCCAGAGATCAGAGAGGATATGAAACAATTTGGATGGGATGTTGAAAAATATGAACATACAGGAAAAGCCAATTTTATTGATGCATATAATTCCAGGTTTTTTAATGTACTACCATCTGAATTGAGAAATAAGATTTCTGCTAAAGATTTTCTAAAACAGGGAATGGATCCATTTAACCAATTAAAATCCTCCCTAATTCAAAACCATGGGACTAAATATCGTATGGTTATTGATTCCATATCATACTTCCTCAGGGCATATGACATGAACAGTGTTATAGAAGTTATAGAATTAATGTCTTCTATTGGCAAACTCAGCGGTGGATTACACCTCATTTTGGCTGTAAAAGGTTTGCACGATGATCTCACTATCAATACCATGAAACACATGGCTGATGGTGTAATTGAGTTATATGTAAAAGATAGAGCCTCTCAGATCGAACGTGGCCTGGTTGTCAGGAAGATGAGAGGTCTGATCGTACCAAACAGGTCGATCAGTTTTGATATAACTCCCAAAGGTATTGAGCTGGAAACCACTACAAGAGTGCTTTAA
- a CDS encoding DUF367 family protein — protein MIVADIIPLHLYHANQCDPKKCTGKKLARFGLAQLHRKVNKLPSGGILLDPMALQALSPADNYNRGIIVLDCSWKEVELVFPSLQKLRLKHRALPYLVAANPVNFGKPFKLGTVEAFAAALYILNHKTQAEEILNKFKWGHTFLELNYEPLEAYSEARDSKEVVSIQGEFI, from the coding sequence ATGATTGTTGCTGACATCATCCCTCTTCATCTTTATCATGCAAACCAATGTGATCCAAAGAAATGTACTGGCAAGAAACTTGCCCGGTTCGGATTGGCTCAACTACATCGTAAAGTGAATAAACTTCCATCAGGTGGAATACTATTGGACCCAATGGCGCTTCAAGCCCTTTCCCCTGCTGATAATTATAACCGGGGTATTATTGTTCTGGACTGTTCATGGAAAGAAGTGGAACTAGTCTTTCCCAGTTTACAAAAATTAAGACTTAAACACAGGGCACTCCCATATCTTGTAGCTGCAAATCCTGTGAATTTCGGAAAACCTTTCAAATTGGGGACTGTAGAAGCCTTTGCAGCAGCATTATATATTCTTAATCACAAGACCCAGGCTGAAGAGATCCTTAACAAGTTCAAATGGGGTCACACGTTTCTTGAGCTAAACTATGAACCATTGGAGGCTTATTCAGAAGCCAGGGATAGTAAAGAAGTCGTATCCATACAGGGAGAATTTATTTAA
- a CDS encoding DUF169 domain-containing protein, producing the protein MEYSEMSRKLINILKLNGKPVAVSLLTRKEDIPEGMEEIDEPVRYCQMLQNARFNDVITLATEEKHSCKGGAAAIGLRDYPDNIKSGALYYSKLGKEISIGVAKRVVDNMPRPIPGTIVTTIVAPLDATPTQPDVIVVIGNVLAARRIVHSIIYRHGGRMTSNFAGIQSTCADATGSPYTTGELNVSIGCDGAAKNAGLKDDELVIGIPAELLEDIVNILDSKAQEWDDWMRE; encoded by the coding sequence ATGGAATATTCTGAAATGTCAAGAAAATTAATAAATATATTAAAATTAAATGGAAAACCAGTAGCTGTTTCGCTTTTAACCAGAAAAGAAGACATTCCCGAGGGAATGGAAGAGATTGATGAACCTGTTAGATATTGTCAAATGTTACAGAATGCCAGGTTTAATGATGTAATAACATTAGCAACCGAAGAAAAACATTCCTGCAAAGGGGGTGCAGCTGCCATTGGACTTAGAGATTACCCCGATAATATAAAATCTGGAGCACTCTATTATTCTAAACTAGGAAAAGAAATATCCATCGGCGTTGCTAAACGAGTTGTAGATAATATGCCCAGACCAATACCCGGGACAATTGTCACAACCATAGTTGCCCCGCTTGATGCCACCCCAACACAACCTGATGTTATTGTTGTTATCGGAAATGTGCTTGCTGCAAGACGGATCGTTCATTCCATAATCTATAGACACGGCGGACGAATGACCTCAAACTTTGCAGGTATTCAATCAACATGTGCTGATGCTACAGGTTCACCTTATACAACAGGTGAACTAAATGTTTCCATTGGTTGTGATGGAGCTGCCAAGAATGCAGGTCTTAAGGATGATGAATTGGTAATTGGTATACCTGCAGAACTTTTAGAAGATATAGTAAACATTTTAGATTCTAAGGCGCAAGAATGGGATGATTGGATGCGAGAGTAA
- a CDS encoding cell division protein FtsZ produces MLNVLIIGIGQCGNRILDAINKQAFGAGRFSKYYSSQKFVSRVETIAINTAINDLKELRNTKVKDRIHIPNLHGLGANRILGKQCFNDNKDLIMRNISDRGDFDVAFVITSSSGGTGSSFSPPLVKELKTRYDFPVYSLMVLPFREEGTIYLQNSAFSIKEMRESGTDGMILADNQYLKDAGSNIQSAYDGINKMISERILFLLEALDSEMMMVTDLGDFKTVMAGGDGIATIGFAKGDANTSIKSTIHESISPSGLLFSSNVYEEGSRAMIILRGDQKYLSIDDISAEIDKLSSHIGHVFKGVIIRNGELPKVLSVLTLETTVELEKLYALAVEAIHVEKDKRERVALQKETDTTFSKIDGLEPQY; encoded by the coding sequence TTGTTAAATGTATTGATCATTGGTATAGGACAATGCGGTAACAGGATACTGGATGCAATTAATAAACAGGCTTTTGGGGCCGGAAGGTTTTCAAAATATTATTCATCACAAAAGTTTGTATCCCGGGTTGAGACCATTGCTATCAATACAGCAATTAATGATCTTAAAGAATTGCGTAATACCAAGGTAAAGGATAGGATCCATATACCTAACCTGCATGGGCTTGGAGCTAATCGAATTTTAGGTAAACAATGCTTTAATGACAATAAAGACCTGATCATGCGAAATATCTCTGATAGGGGAGATTTCGATGTTGCATTTGTCATTACTTCCTCATCAGGTGGAACGGGATCTTCATTTAGCCCTCCGCTTGTTAAAGAATTAAAAACAAGATATGATTTTCCTGTTTATAGTTTAATGGTGCTTCCATTTAGAGAAGAAGGTACTATTTATTTGCAAAACTCTGCTTTTTCAATCAAAGAGATGCGTGAAAGTGGAACCGATGGAATGATTTTAGCAGACAATCAATACTTGAAAGATGCTGGAAGTAACATACAATCAGCGTACGACGGTATTAACAAAATGATCTCTGAGAGGATTTTATTCTTATTGGAAGCCCTGGATAGCGAGATGATGATGGTTACAGATTTGGGTGATTTTAAAACTGTTATGGCCGGTGGTGATGGTATTGCCACAATAGGATTTGCCAAAGGTGATGCCAATACCTCTATTAAATCTACTATTCACGAAAGTATTTCCCCAAGTGGTCTGTTGTTCTCATCTAATGTATATGAAGAAGGCAGCAGGGCAATGATAATCTTGCGAGGAGATCAAAAATATTTAAGCATCGATGATATCTCAGCTGAAATCGATAAGCTATCTTCACATATCGGTCATGTATTCAAAGGTGTTATTATTCGCAATGGTGAACTTCCTAAAGTTCTCTCTGTTCTAACCCTTGAAACTACAGTTGAACTTGAGAAACTGTACGCTTTAGCAGTTGAAGCCATTCATGTTGAAAAGGATAAACGAGAACGTGTTGCATTGCAGAAAGAGACTGATACTACTTTCTCAAAGATAGATGGACTGGAGCCACAATACTAA
- a CDS encoding ArsR family transcriptional regulator: MGKRTRIINDPSDLVPLLGTFGSKTHKKVFDNLLVDWFTKEELKEKLTMDVDDSIKILKKCGLIESKWRMPEPGQTPKKEYHTSYSKIQVNFQCTVEDLSDLLMITFSRDDDIRNMIEQIEAEVVNGNQSMTGLARVLGASPLYLRGVARRSDKLTVKGQRIEFNGATGAIG; encoded by the coding sequence ATGGGTAAGAGAACACGTATTATTAATGACCCTTCAGATCTTGTCCCCCTGTTGGGAACTTTTGGTTCAAAAACCCACAAGAAAGTTTTTGATAATTTGCTTGTTGATTGGTTTACTAAAGAGGAACTGAAAGAAAAGCTGACTATGGATGTAGATGATAGTATTAAAATTTTAAAAAAATGCGGGTTAATTGAGAGCAAATGGCGAATGCCAGAACCTGGACAAACACCAAAAAAGGAATATCATACGTCTTATTCCAAAATACAGGTGAATTTTCAGTGTACCGTTGAAGATCTATCTGACCTGCTAATGATCACATTCAGTCGAGATGATGATATCAGGAACATGATAGAACAGATCGAAGCTGAAGTAGTCAATGGGAACCAATCCATGACAGGACTGGCAAGGGTGTTAGGAGCAAGTCCCTTATATCTAAGAGGGGTGGCAAGACGTTCTGACAAACTAACAGTTAAGGGTCAGAGAATTGAATTCAACGGTGCTACTGGTGCTATTGGATGA
- a CDS encoding winged helix-turn-helix transcriptional regulator — protein MINLLHSKKDSTKFQILVEIAANQPNVRQREIAEKIGITPQAVSEYIKELTDEGLILSDGRVRYKVTKKGIEWVLERTAELKRYAMYVMEDIISHVSVWTAIADEDYRTGQKVSLVMRDGLLYANTKQEHAATGVLISDVKAGEDVGVTDLHGLIELEDVKITVCKVPRVERGGSKNVDLDVLEELVKDSRYICALGVESLIALKRIGKEPSIMFGAKDSIVEAAFHGLSSVVVSVDEEVPQLLNRLESEGLVYELHDLRK, from the coding sequence ATGATAAATTTACTTCACAGTAAAAAAGATAGTACAAAGTTCCAGATCCTTGTTGAAATTGCAGCTAACCAGCCTAATGTACGCCAGAGAGAGATCGCTGAAAAAATCGGAATTACTCCCCAGGCAGTTTCTGAATACATCAAAGAATTAACCGATGAAGGTTTGATTCTATCTGACGGTAGGGTACGTTACAAGGTAACTAAGAAAGGGATAGAATGGGTGCTTGAGCGTACTGCTGAGTTGAAGCGGTATGCCATGTACGTGATGGAAGATATCATCAGTCATGTTTCTGTATGGACAGCTATTGCTGATGAGGATTATAGAACTGGACAAAAAGTCTCACTGGTCATGCGTGACGGGTTATTATATGCCAATACAAAACAGGAGCATGCAGCTACTGGAGTGCTTATATCTGATGTGAAAGCAGGAGAAGATGTAGGGGTAACCGACCTGCACGGCCTGATCGAGCTGGAAGATGTCAAGATTACGGTTTGTAAAGTTCCCAGGGTTGAACGGGGTGGGTCGAAAAATGTAGATCTTGACGTTCTGGAAGAACTGGTAAAGGATAGCCGATATATATGTGCTCTGGGTGTGGAATCACTAATAGCGTTAAAGCGTATCGGTAAAGAACCGAGTATTATGTTCGGAGCCAAGGACTCAATTGTAGAGGCTGCGTTTCATGGCCTGTCATCTGTGGTGGTATCTGTGGACGAAGAGGTGCCGCAGCTTTTGAATCGGCTGGAATCTGAAGGTCTGGTATATGAACTCCATGACCTTCGCAAATAA